One genomic region from Quercus robur chromosome 4, dhQueRobu3.1, whole genome shotgun sequence encodes:
- the LOC126722753 gene encoding disease resistance protein RGA2-like — MDGELPFSVTQKMMEDLGSQLFQEIGSIWGVRDELEEIKNIVSAIAAVLLDAAEQQYHNHQVRHWLEKLKDAIYEADDLLSEFSTKALRRGAVSGNIITKEVRTFFSSSNPSKMSRKMKAMSQKLNAITKDRYTFQLKEYHVDTDVVSRKRASTHSFVREEVVIEREEDKKVIIALLLDSNVEENVSVIPILGIGGLGKTTLAQYVYDDEEVKRCFELKMWVCVSDVFKLKMIIEKLIVFASSNAPGNLEMDELLILLRKKIDGKRYLLVLDDVWNEDREKWLNLRDILMGGSKGNYEMDKDTVIQLWIAQGFIKSSVENQPLENVGDIYFKDLLWRSFFEEVIDAHGLLKYKMHGLIHDLAKYIGGDKCRLASFDGKNIDEKIHHVSCSFPIGSSSTKMFRLLAKAVNLRTFLLTFGKQKSGALEESILWNLQTLKLRECTNLKELPKDIKELVDLRYLDITDCDGLSYMPRGLRQITSLQTLSVFIVSKVSKHVGGLGELNRLNNLRGRIEIKHLEQLEDANLESKAANLWEKEHLEKLILLWNKEDNTNNDDEMSLDGLQPHQNLKALEVGSFKPLQSTMAVASSLPSSSSSSSSPPLSKLKSLTLACIDDIESLPSNLNSLNTLQIWECPRLSSLSRAMPYLTSLRDLNIRDCKEFNLLNDGDDDGMEWQYLYCLCSLSFSSLKKLESLPAGLQYVTTLKELIIVNCPNLISLPRWFTKLTSLTRLEIVGCPNLVSVLDGISYPISLRSLNIQGYPNLTTFPMWISNLISLEDLGINECPDLTSLPDVSCLRSLRNLEIRSCPNLTTLPDGISKLTSL; from the exons ATGGACGGCGAATTACCCTTTAGCGTTACGCAGAAGATGATGGAAGATTTGGGCTCCCAGCTTTTCCAAGAGATTGGATCCATCTGGGGTGTCAGAGATGAACTTGAAGAAATCAAAAACATTGTTTCCGCAATCGCAGCTGTACTACTAGATGCAGCAGAGCAGCAGTATCATAACCATCAAGTCAGGCACTGGCTCGAAAAGTTAAAGGACGCAATTTATGAAGCAGATGACTTATTGAGTGAGTTCTCCACCAAAGCTTTGCGGCGAGGAGCGGTGAGTGGGAATATAATCACAAAAGAGGTACGCactttcttttcaagttcaaacCCTAGTAAGATGAGTCGAAAAATGAAGGCGATGAGTCAAAAACTAAATGCTATAACAAAGGATAGGTATACTTTTCAGTTGAAAGAATACCATGTAGACACAGATGTTGTGAGTAGAAAGAGGGCTTCAACTCACTCATTTGTACGTGAAGAAGTCGTtattgagagagaagaggacaAAAAGGTTATCATAGCACTATTATTGGACTCTAACGTAGAAGAGAATGTTTCTGTCATTCCCATTTTGGGGATAGGTGGGTTAGGGAAGACTACACTTGCTCAATATGTGTATGATGATGAGGAAGTCAAAAGATGTTTTGAGTTAAAAATGTGGGTATGCGTGTCTGATGTTTTCAAGTTGAAAATGATTATTGAAAAGCTGATAGTATTTGCTTCTAGTAATGCACCTGGAAACCTTGAAATGGATGAATTGCTAATTCTACTTCGCAAAAAAATTGATGGAAAAAGATACTTACTTGTATTGGATGATGTATGGAATGAAGATCGTGAAAAATGGCTTAACTTGAGAGATATTTTAATGGGTGGTTCAAAGGGAA ATTATGAAATGGATAAGGATACCGTGATACAACTATGGATAGCACAGGGGTTTATCAAATCATCAGTCGAAAATCAACCATTAGAAAATGTTGGTGATATTTACTTCAAAGATTTACTTTGGAGGTCTTTCTTTGAAGAAGTAATAGATGCACATGGACTCCTAAAATACAAGATGCATGGTTTAATTCATGATCTTGCAAAATATATTGGAGGAGATAAGTGCAGGCTTGCTAGTTTTGATGGCAAAAATATTGATGAAAAAATTCATCATGTATCATGTTCATTTCCTATTGGCTCATCTTCTACTAAAATGTTTAGGTTATTAGCTAAAGCAGTCAATCTACGTACATTTCTTCTAACATTTGGAAAGCAAAAATCTGGTGCCTTGGAGGAGTCAAT ATTGTGGAATTTGCAAACTCTAAAACTTCGTGAGTGTACAAATCTTAAAGAATTACCCAAAGACATTAAAGAATTGGTCGACCTGAGGTATCTCGATATTACTGATTGTGATGGGTTGAGTTATATGCCACGTGGATTAAGACAAATCACTTCCCTTCAAACTTTATCAGTTTTTATTGTGAGCAAGGTCTCCAAGCATGTTGGTGGACTAGGTGAATTGAATCGCCTAAACAACCTGAGAGGAAGAATAGAGATCAAACATTTGGAACAGCTGGAAGATGCTAACCTAGAATCCAAGGCCGCAAATTTATGGGAAAAGGAGCATCTTGAAAAATTGATCTTATTGTGGAATAAAGAAGATAATactaataatgatgatgagatgtcATTAGATGGCCTCCAACCACACCAAAATCTCAAAGCTTTGGAAGTTGGAAG CTTCAAGCCTTTGCAATCAACAATGGCAGTGGCTTCTTCACTtccctcttcctcctcctcatcctcatccCCTCCTCTCTCGAAATTAAAGTCTCTGACTTTAGCTTGTATAGATGATATAGAGTCTTTGCCATCAAATCTTAATTCTCTCAACACATTGCAGATTTGGGAATGCCCAAGACTATCTTCCTTGTCTCGAGCCATGCCATATCTCACCTCTCTTAGGGACTTGAATATTCGAGATTGCAAagagtttaatttgttaaatgACGGGGATGATGATGGCATGGAGTGGCAATACCTTTATTGCCTCTGTTCTCTGAGTTTCAGTAGCCTTAAGAAACTAGAGTCTCTTCCAGCTGGTCTTCAATATGTTACCACTTTGAAAGAGCTCATCATTGTAAATTGTCCCAATTTGATTAGTTTACCCAGATGGTTTACTAAACTCACATCACTTACACGGCTTGAAATTGTTGGATGCCCTAATCTAGTCTCTGTACTTGATGGGATTAGTTATCCAATATCTTTACGTTCGTTGAATATTCAAGGTTACCCAAATTTGACAACTTTTCCAATGTGGATTAGCAACCTCATCTCACTTGAAGATCTTGGAATTAATGAATGTCCCGATCTAACATCTCTTCCTGATGTTAGCTGTCTTAGATCTTTAAGGAACCTGGAAATTCGCAGCTGCCCCAATTTGACTACTTTGCCAGATGGGATTAGCAAGCTCACATCACTTTGA